The Leishmania panamensis strain MHOM/PA/94/PSC-1 chromosome 32 sequence genome window below encodes:
- a CDS encoding protein transport protein Sec13, putative (TriTrypDB/GeneDB-style sysID: LpmP.32.0060), translating to MPPHLANGVASPDALQLPVAQVHTDIIHDTQFDYYGLQLATASSDRTIGIHLAREGAPLNRVATLTGHEGPVWMVSWAHPRFGNLLASASYDQKAIIWKEVHQGAPKWMPVHVIDIHQGSVNAVQWAPEEYGPAVATASSDGTVAITTYRDGCWQPSMKLSNNSNQIAHAMGATSVTFAPFKSELSKHVMVASGGCDGHVRLWVSGCSPERGLEFELHQVIEAHADWVRDVAFCPTSSASRFVILASCGQDKTVVMYRKPWNQLCAEINEGVSQATEWERSVIEFAEPVWRLSWAPSGEMLVVTNAKSEVFVLREGADFTEPWIKLPLKDFQQ from the coding sequence ATGCCGCCACATTTGGCAAACGGCGTCGCCAGTcctgatgcgctgcagctgcccgtCGCTCAAGTGCACACGGATATCATTCATGACACGCAGTTTGACTACTATGGATTACAGCTCGCCACTGCGAGCTCTGATAGAACAATCGGCATTCACCTCGCCCGGGAGGGTGCCCCACTGAACCGTGTGGCGACTCTCACCGGTCACGAGGGCCCAGTGTGGATGGTAAGCTGGGCGCACCCGCGCTTCGGCAACCTTCTTGCCTCTGCCTCGTACGATCAGAAAGCAATCATCTGGAAGGAAGTCCACCAGGGAGCACCCAAGTGGATGCCTGTGCATGTTATTGACATACACCAGGGCAGCGTGAACGCGGTGCAGTGGGCACCGGAGGAGTACGGACCAGCTGTTGCCACCGcaagcagcgacggcaccgtcgccatcaccacctACCGTGACGGTTGCTGGCAGCCCAGCATGAAGCTCAGCAACAATAGCAACCAAATCGCACACGCAATGGGGGCAACAAGTGTAACGTTTGCGCCGTTCAAGTCAGAGCTATCGAAGCACGTAATGGTCGCCTctggcggctgcgacggTCACGTCCGTCTTTGGGTGTCTGGGTGTTCTCCTGAGCGGGGCTTGGAGTTTGAGCTGCATCAGGTGATCGAAGCACATGCTGACTGGGTTCGCGACGTTGCATTCTGTCCTACATCTTCGGCGTCTCGCTTCGTGATTCTTGCATCGTGCGGGCAGGATAAGACGGTTGTCATGTACCGGAAGCCGTGGAATCAGCTATGCGCAGAAATCAATGAGGGTGTCTCGCAGGCTACGGAATGGGAGCGGAGTGTCATCGAGTTTGCGGAGCCTGTCTGGAGGCTTTCGTGGGCCCCCTCGGGTGAGATGCTTGTGGTGACAAACGCGAAGTCCGAGGTGTTTGTGCTTCGAGAAGGTGCTGACTTTACCGAACCGTGGATTAAGTTGCCTCTGAAGGA
- a CDS encoding hypothetical protein (TriTrypDB/GeneDB-style sysID: LpmP.32.0070): protein MMNHPKLLPSQELVLHQVSVDSFSPATGSVLKFPVSSLLPRSPFSNLLTVQGSASAVPCSPLSDSSTIAAPSIVRPRIRHRDEWGPSLVDVGTFVLGPNSLHTSSFDRRDPVSVRYIADKFDRAWLSRRPVLAIRRDDGVVSLVRGKTGGAGSSMPMLTNLSASVLEDTFTALELAAHGHPEVPLERLLLYARPFLGEHNACEEVLEELHTYWLLRRSGTGGLLPGIPNLRVTVREDNELALCHPSVLQDCPLPFKQRDWYVPVVERRRPSPVDEAPSLKCPRTEASPGDARVSSLLAQLQACEMYTEKAVRLSQAMLRREETRQEHMQLTLYELASLRSIVEKKQDDKDALEVTLSVLALSRCLTALLPPAESDTEHNVQVQ from the coding sequence ATGATGAACCATCCAAAGCTTCTCCCTAGTCAGGAGCTGGTGCTTCACCAGGTTAGCGTTGACAGCTTCTCGCCCGCCACAGGATCGGTGTTGAAGTTCCCGGTATCATCGTTGCTACCGCGCTCCCCATTCTCGAATCTGCTCACAGTCCAAGGCTCCGCGTCAGCCGTGCCATGCTCACCTCTGAGCGACTCGAGCACCATCGCGGCGCCATCCATCGTGCGTCCTCGAATACGCCACCGTGATGAATGGGGGCCGTCGCTGGTCGACGTAGGGACATTCGTGCTCGGCCCCAACAGCCTCCACACTTCGAGCTTCGACCGTCGGGATCCGGTGTCAGTCCGGTACATTGCAGACAAGTTTGATCGTGCGTGGTTGTCCCGGCGCCCGGTGCTGGCCATTCGAAGAGACGACGGCGTTGTGTCTCTTGTGCGGGGCAAAActggtggcgctggcagTTCCATGCCAATGCTGACGAACCTGAGCGCGTCTGTGCTGGAGGACACCTTCACCGCACTGGAGTTGGCCGCCCACGGACACCCCGAGGTCCCGCTGGAGCGCCTTCTGCTTTACGCGCGTCCTTTTTTAGGCGAACATAATGCATGCGAGGAGGTACTGGAGGAGTTGCACACCTACTGGCTACTACGTCGCAGCGGAACAGGAGGGCTGCTACCAGGTATTCCCAACCTACGTGTCACTGTGCGCGAAGACAACGAGCTGGCACTGTGCCACCCTTCAGTACTGCAGGATTGCCCTTTGCCGTTTAAGCAGCGGGACTGGTATGTCCCTGTGGTGGAGCGTCGCCGACCCTCTCCCGTCGATGAAGCCCCTTCCCTCAAGTGTCCTCGGACAGAGGCATCGCCAGGAGACGCAAGAGTCAGCTCGcttcttgcgcagctccaggCTTGTGAAATGTACACGGAGAAGGCGGTGCGCTTAAGTCAGGCGATGCTTCGTCGTGAGGAAACACGTCAGGAGCACATGCAGCTGACCCTTTATGAGCTAGCAtcgctgcgcagcatcgtCGAGAAGAAGCAAGACGACAAGGACGCGCTAGAAGTGACCTTGTCGGTATTGGCACTCTCGCGCTGCCTCACGGCGCTGTTGCCACCCGCCGAGAGTGACACTGAGCATAACGTACAGGTGCAGTAG